A genomic stretch from Maniola hyperantus chromosome 22, iAphHyp1.2, whole genome shotgun sequence includes:
- the LOC117992715 gene encoding uncharacterized protein has product MFSDEEIKESSLMRPGDEIISIREVCLIDKYDKKYFEPMGSNSGRNDLEVPRLFRDGFFPEGAEQTSFAWTEEDGIASLISEPGFDTTGQTSFGKDLDAALRKEMKEVDRISMLESKKGLIFERKSVEPDPVSSTSTEGPSSRSSNHSKGRVACKVDKSDPRSRLHYVKYVKRHGRTVKLWDCGICGREFQHQYTLMRHLPTHTDERNFHCDSCSKSFRQLSTLSQHRAIHSAARPYACEVCNKTFNRVSTLISHRKTHSNEKPYKCHICPKGFHQKGNLRNHLFTHTNERPYRCNICMRGFNQQSNLVCHKNKAHPEESTATTTVGRNKTAPRVVPRSVAEMKAESSRTQSEQCEVTSSVGPYLPQTEAQCFQPQWEIKPEQGWIEGLWGGNGVIVDTIKTYHMGVALATGQTPFALLKSDNGAAVLVKVIDAKLPGAKQMLVPATVEDFRIGGKVILGTEGNSNESRVIDVESTPEVSGAVQIRVPVVATVVPKIQPGGRLQLSVEEPHYEYHTDIPSDAVEPNLGPCSSHSSAAVEATLPCLEPLQQRMEDAGFDEQNLRSGDRLCAPSPPLDFISLDLFEPMGCIPLGPQITTVDSIDQSPPSDDSDIFIGNFEESIPLSDSD; this is encoded by the exons ATGTTTTCCGACGAGGAAATAAAAGAAAGCAGCCTGATGCGGCCTGGAGATGAGATAATAAG TATTCGCGAAGTTTGCCTGATAGACAAGTATGACAAGAAATATTTTGAGCCGATGGGTTCGAACTCTGGAAGGAATGAT cTGGAGGTACCTCGTCTGTTCCGAGACGGATTCTTCCCTGAAGGCGCAGAGCAGACAAGCTTTGCGTGGACGGAGGAAGATGGCATCGCTTCCCTGATCTCCGAACCCGGTTTCGACACCACAGGCCAGACGAGCTTCGGGAAAGATCTGGATGCTGCACTTCGGAAGGAAATGAAG GAAGTCGACCGCATTTCCATGCTGGAATCAAAAAAAGGATTAATTTTTGAAAGGAAGAGTGTGGAGCCCGATCCTGTGTCTTCGACTTCTACTGAAGGACCCAGTTCCC GCTCTTCGAACCATTCCAAGGGCCGCGTCGCCTGTAAGGTGGACAAGTCCGATCCACGCTCGAGACTGCATTACGTGAAGTACGTGAAGCGTCATGGCAGAACGGTGAAGCTATGGGATTGTGGAATtt GTGGTCGTGAGTTCCAACATCAGTACACGCTGATGCGTCATCTGCCAACTCATACGGACGAGAGGAACTTCCACTGTGACTCTTGCTCCAAGAGCTTCAGGCAGCTCTCCACACTCAGTCAGCATCGCGCCATACATTCTGCTGCGAGACCTTATGCATGCGAG GTATGCAACAAAACGTTTAATCGTGTCTCCACCCTTATCTCCCACCGCAAGACTCACTCCAACGAGAAACCCTACAAGTGCCACATCTGTCCCAAAGGATTCCACCAGAAAG GCAACCTCCGTAACCACCTGTTTACTCACACCAACGAACGCCCTTATCGGTGCAACATTTGTATGAGGGGCTTCAACCAGCAGTCGAACCTAGTGTGCCATAAAAACAAG GCTCATCCAGAGGAAAGCACCGCGACCACGACAGTTGGTAGAAACAAAACCGCCCCGCGCGTGGTTCCTCGATCAGTTGCTGAAATGAAAGCTGAATCCTCGAG AACGCAATCCGAGCAATGCGAAGTAACCTCATCAGTTGGACCATACTTACCCCAAACAGAAGCTCAATGTTTCCAACCCCAATGGGAAATAAAGCCAGAACAAGGATGGATCGAGGGTCTATGGGGAGGCAATGGTGTGATCGTTGACACCATAAAAACCTACCATATGGGCGTGGCTTTAGCAACAGGGCAGACTCCATTCGCTTTGCTGAAGTCTGATAATGGTGCGGCAGTTCTTGTGAAGGTTATTGATGCGAAGCTTCCCGGGGCTAAACAG ATGCTTGTGCCTGCAACAGTAGAAGACTTTAGAATCGGTGGAAAAGTAATCCTTGGAACCGAAGGAAATTCCAATGAATCGcgg gtAATAGACGTGGAATCCACACCAGAGGTCAGCGGCGCTGTTCAGATCCGAGTGCCGGTGGTGGCGACCGTCGTCCCGAAGATCCAGCCGGGGGGCAGGCTGCAGTTATCTGTGGAAGAACCGCACTATGAGTACCACACTGACATCCCATCTGATG CTGTGGAGCCGAATTTAGGTCCGTGTTCTAGCCATTCTTCTGCGGCAGTTGAAGCCACGTTGCCGTGCTTGGAACCCTTGCAGCAGCGTATGGAAGATGCTGGATTTGATGAACAGAACTTGAGATCTG GTGATCGATTGTGCGCGCCGTCGCCGCCTCTGGATTTCATTTCTCTGGATCTGTTCGAACCGATGGGCTGCATTCCATTGG GTCCTCAAATAACAACCGTCGATAGCATCGACCAGTCTCCGCCATCAGACGACTCTGACATATTTATTGGGAATTTTGAG GAAAGCATCCCGCTGTCTGACTCGGACTAA